The following nucleotide sequence is from Bactrocera oleae isolate idBacOlea1 chromosome 2, idBacOlea1, whole genome shotgun sequence.
GTAAATCACAATAAAACACGCACTTATCGTGTTCGATTGGAAAGTGTGAAAGGCGTTTACATTCGATGGTGCCGTTGCCCAACCGAACGGTTCTGGTCTATAAAGATTATCCAATTTATTCTGCATCTCCCAACGCAGCACGCCTATCATATTCTCCAAGTGTGTACTCGCATTCACCTGAACGCCCGCATAGTGTGCATTCAGCGCCGTTGCATTACGCAACCACTCCGGAAAGCCAATGAAACTTTTCATAGATTCCGATTTCTGTAGTGTCTCCTCTTTGGTCTCCTCATCCATCCAAGAGGTGCGGCGCACCAGCATATCGAAAGCATGTCTGATATCACTTAACATACGCTCCACATTGGGCAGCTTGTGGTGTACGAATTCATCATCAGCCAGGACATAGCTCACAGCCATGCCCATCAAGCTATTAACGCCATGCGCGCAATACAGCGAACGAGGTGAACTGCTTTCGGTGCCCACAATTAGACGCATATATTCGGAGTGCAGCAGCCGCATCTCGCTGGTAGTGTGCAATATCAATTCCTCGACGACACTTAGCCAGATGTAGAACTCAATATTTGTCGACGGCGCATCTGCTAGATACTCAACGAGGTTTTGCAGGTAGACGATATCCGCATTACTGGTTATGATAGTCAACTCGCTAAGGTTAAAGTTTTGTGAATGGTTGGCGTCGTCCATCATCACCTGCAAATATGTCTCCCAGTTAAGTATTGTTGTTGGGGCAGTTAGTTTGTTGGTGCGATTTTGCAAATCCGCGACGGATATGTAAACTATGTCCTCAATGGGGTTCGTCAGAATTTTTGTCAAGTTTTCAGCGTCATCTTTCAACTGGAAGTAAatgataaatttattattaaataagctTACAAAGCAGTTGGACAAAAATGAATTGATGTTATTTGACAAGTTGAGTTTAAAGTGGTCTCTTAACGTCTGAAGGTAAACGATGGAAGGGCTTTCATATCTAAATAAACTCGTGGTATTGAAATgcattgaaatatttaactGCTTGGTCCACCCTGAGAATGATTTCCTTCAgtaaacttacatatatttaatattgactTATATTCTTCATAGATTTGTAATTCAAAATCCCAATGGCTTGTTTATCAAATGATATTATATTCAGCGATGTTGCCAAAAGGTAAGGAAATTATCGGCACTAAGGTAAATTATCATTTTCGTTGCTTGTATCGCTAGCCACATAAAGTATCGTGAGTGCTGTgttaaaaaattgcttaagACCGAACATCTGATTTAGACCTGTGATAAAGAAGAGGTTCAAATGCGCAATGgtgaacaagaaaaaaagataatttAGTTATAACCTTTGTCTGTTGCCCTGGATATCttagtaaatttttatgatttcaagTGAAGTGAATGAAGAGATTACGAATTTATTCATGAAAGTATTGAAAGTGATCTTCTTTGTATGATTATTGCATACCTTAAAGTTTGATAAAATATCGGCCTGTTGGTCGTTTAATTATCGTATGTTTATTTTTCCAGAAATAATTAGAAACTCCaaagttattttttcgaaatgaactGAGTGATTTAATTTGTGATCAAGTTAGGAATGATAAAGCAATTATTCAAAGCGGTGGACGTGGAAgaatattgtttattattattgacaGAAATTTTCCGAAGCTTAGAAGGGAAATTAAAAGGGGGAAAAGTTGTATGTCAAAAACTTCCTGGGTAACCATAAAGcactaaattatgaaaaatggGGGAAAATATGGTGATAAACTTTCAGACTCTAAGAGCAAATATGAGTATCGAGTTAGATTATCTCCATAATCATGTGGATAAATTTTCGGATAATTTCGCAAGTTAAAAGGAAGAACAGAGAGAGCGCTTCAAGATCTAAAAttgatgaaagaaaaatatgaagCTTGCTGGGATCATCATATCATGTCAGATTTACTGTTGGTGCTTAAAAGAAGATTGTAAaccacaaaattataaaacaaatgcatataaaaaggttttctttaaataaaacatatgtattCGATTTTTATCTCTATTTAGTTCGATGTatcctaatttttttaaacaatactgaattttaaaatatataccaacatgttgctacagagtataatagttttgttcacctaatggttgtttgtatcacctaaaactaatcgagatagaatGGAGTTATATAGGATGACGAGAGAAGTTGAATTCCTgtggtttaaaatttattttaaactaccGCCACCtagtaggtttaatgtatatatcttccaaactctcacccaaatttgcacagaacaTACCATTTAGATACCTCTTTCGACAGCacgaaaataggtgaaatcataTGAGAACCACGCTCACTCCCTACAcaatggttttgttaaaaactactaaacgtGGGATGAATCCATAACGAAAAGCAACAGAGACATGCCAAGATGGCACAAAAGGGTTTTATAGGAACAGGTTTCAAAAGTGGACAATGGGCATGGCGCCGCTCagatttaggtgaaatcccatGTCTCCGAACATACTTcaccaatttcaatcaaatttgttacgtaagattattttgacattcccatgtaatagtgcgaaaatgggcgaaatcagacagtACCCAcgtccacttcccatataacacaactttaaattccatctggttttttcactttccagtatacaaatcaagcactaattaatgtatcgggataaacaTTTTCCAGAAATTTTCCTTTATCTCAGgtataaaaattgtcgaaatcggacctattcaagcccccacataccgaatatgtggatcccaggaCTTATGGCCGACCTTTTGCCAAAGATCTCATTCGATTTTTCTGATATATAATTCAAATTCGGAGAAAATGTTTTTTAGCcgagttgcaagagtatgaaatgttcggttacactcgaacttagatTTTCCTTTCTAGATTTCTAgagcatttttatataatacaatttagcCACAATTATTATTTCGAAACAAGCCCTAgtgttgattttaaaaattgtacaacaatACACACCCGGTACAATTTTTTCGCGAACTTCACAGCTTGAATAGCCATCTCGCCTATCGTGTCATCAATCGATTCCACCTTCGCGTCAGGATTTAAGTACAACACATATAATTCAACCATTTTTTTGATATAGGCCACATAAGTCATCAATCCGGAGGTAGTATGCTTCTGAGATTCTTCTATATCATCCTCCAGCTCTTCACTGTCTTCATCATCCTCCTCGTGATTGGCTATTGTTTTccgtttgattttatttaacaatttatgcaTGTCATCTTTGTTGCTGgaaatttcttaaattaatataaatatggtataaatatttacatttagtaCTTACAAAGGCAATGAAGAATCAGTTTCGGGCGTGCCCAAAGCTATACGATTAATTGTACGATTTACCGGATCAGGGAATATATCGAACCCCACTACTAAATCCATGCCTAAGTTCTTTTTAATGAGAACTAAACTGCGCAACCAATTAAATTTCGCTTCTTCGCCATACTTTCGCATCACCTCCTCTGGCAATGTCACATTGAAACCGCTCAGCAAAAGTGGTAACTCAAACTTCCGGAGAAAATATATCAGCGGCTCTAGCTCACGCTTATCCAATAATTCCGTATCCATGCAAGCGCGATACATTATTTTCGTCTTCCGCACAGCGAGGGGTTCCTCCTCGCTAATATTCGTTTGCAGGAAGGAACGTAGCGTGCGCATAATTTTTGCTTGACGCTCACGAAACCAGTCATTTGATGTGGCCGAATCGGGTTTGGGATGATCGTCCGCCCAACGACCACAGGTAAATTTATAAAAGTCCTCACAAGGATCAGTCTCTTCGTCCATTGAGTAAATGAGGCCAGCCGCTGTGCGGAGACACTCTTTGCTGCGACACATTTCAGGTTGTGTACGGCCTTAACGAGAGCGAGGACGGGGAAGAGGGAGaaagttattagaaaaactTAAGAGGTTAGCA
It contains:
- the Nep5 gene encoding endothelin-converting enzyme homolog, with product MDATYENHRIWTTNNGFVRNNARPATGNLSIHSTGSAAGDISYLPGANGSTTALGKRPPHGATFVGVQSKFRRKYYQKTLFGLLILLIIILIIAIIVVCIRRRTQPEMCRSKECLRTAAGLIYSMDEETDPCEDFYKFTCGRWADDHPKPDSATSNDWFRERQAKIMRTLRSFLQTNISEEEPLAVRKTKIMYRACMDTELLDKRELEPLIYFLRKFELPLLLSGFNVTLPEEVMRKYGEEAKFNWLRSLVLIKKNLGMDLVVGFDIFPDPVNRTINRIALGTPETDSSLPFNKDDMHKLLNKIKRKTIANHEEDDEDSEELEDDIEESQKHTTSGLMTYVAYIKKMVELYVLYLNPDAKVESIDDTIGEMAIQAVKFAKKLYRLKDDAENLTKILTNPIEDIVYISVADLQNRTNKLTAPTTILNWETYLQVMMDDANHSQNFNLSELTIITSNADIVYLQNLVEYLADAPSTNIEFYIWLSVVEELILHTTSEMRLLHSEYMRLIVGTESSSPRSLYCAHGVNSLMGMAVSYVLADDEFVHHKLPNVERMLSDIRHAFDMLVRRTSWMDEETKEETLQKSESMKSFIGFPEWLRNATALNAHYAGVQVNASTHLENMIGVLRWEMQNKLDNLYRPEPFGWATAPSNVNAFHTFQSNTITIPIAILQYPFYDLGMEALNYGSVGTILGHELTHGFDDSGRMFDKNGNMLQWWSNETIKEYINRTECFVEQYSRYYLPDVEEYIDGELTLGENIADNGGMREAFHAYRMYVKENGAERLKLPGLEKYSNEQLFFISFGNLWCETYTPAASRYALEDSHCPGKIRLKGVLSNSEEFAQTFKCKRDTPMNPKEKCRLW